The Actinomycetota bacterium nucleotide sequence TACGTCTTCGTCGCGCCCACCCTCGTGGAGGGCACGCTGATCGAGGGCTTCCGGCGGCTCGCCGACCTCGCCCCCGGGTTCCCTCGAGCCGCCTTCGAGCTGTTCCTGATCTCCGAGGTCCACCCCTACGACGACGGGAACGGCCGCGTCGCCCGTGCCGCTATGTGCGCGCAGCTGAGCGCCGCCGGCCTCGCACGATTGGTCATCCCCATCGTGTTCCGCAACGAGTACCTCACCGCGCTGCGGGCGCTGTCACGAGAGGGTCGTACCGCTCTCTACGTGCGCACCCTCGCCCACGCCTGGCGCTGGACCGCGGGGATGCCGTGGCAGGACCGCGCCGCGGTGGACGGCTACCTCGTCGCCACGAACGCACTCACCGACTCCACCGACGCCGAGCGCTCCGGTGTCCGGCTGGAGCTTCCGTGACTCCTGCCGCGCGCACTTCACCACTTTCCTGGCCTGGACCGGACATGCCCCGACCGCAGATCGTGATCGAGAACCCGATCCCGAACACGCCGGGATCTCCACCACGGGACCGGCGACGCGGTGAAGGGATGGGAGAGGGTGTGTGTGCGGCTGCGCCGGGCAACGCCCGAGTGGGGTGGGCGAAGATCACCACTGACCCCCGAGAGAGGACGGGCCGCACCCCCTCAGGGGAGGCCTCGGCACCCGGACGGTGAGGAGAGACCCTGGAGCAGCCCAACCCTCGTGGAGGGAACCCTCATGTCTGTGCAAGGAGAGCCCGGGCGAGCGTGTCGGCCAGCCATTGGGAGTGCTCGGCCTCGGACCAGCCGAGCTCGTCGCACAGCATGCGAGCCACGTCCGGGCTGGCGAGGGCCCAGATGATCTCCGCGGCCCGCTCGGTGCTGACGCGCAGGGGGCCGCGGGCGGCGAACCAGCGGGCGAAGGTCTGCATGTTCTTGAGCCGGTAGCGGTCCATCTCTTTGAACACGGAGGCCATCTCGGGTTCGACCGCTGACGCGGTGCGGAGGATCTCGAACACGGGGCGAAGCCTGGCCGACACCCCGGCGGCCCAGATCCCGAACAGCTCGATCTGCCGGCGGGGGTCGACCTCGTCCCTGATGGCCTGGGCCGGGGGTGTCTCGGTGATGTTGGCGGGGCCGTCGCCCGGCACCAGGCGGGTGTCGATGAGAGCGGTGAGGACGCGCGCCTTGCTGCCGAACACGGCGTGGACGGTGTCGCGGGCGACCTCGGCGCGGTCCGCCATGTCCTGCACGGTCGTGCGGGCGTAGCCCCGCTCGAGGAAGAGCTCGCCGGCGGCGTCGAGGATGCGCGAGCGGGTCAGGGCGGCCTGCTCGTCGCGCACCGGTGAGGAGTAACGACGCCTGCCCTTGACCTCGGCCACGAGTTCATCCTACAGTCCGCATATTCATCCGACATAGTGTCGGAGCACTACTGAACGGGAGGCATCCATGGTCGAGCTGCTCACGCAGCCACCGCCGCCAGACGTGATCGGCCGCATGCTGGCCATCGAGGGGGTCCAGGTCGTGCCTACGATGCTCGCCACCCAGCAGGGCCCCGACCGCCACCTCGGCCCTGAGGCCGCGGGAGCGATCCTGGTCCTGCAGGCGACCTTCGCCGACCCTGACCGGGCGGCCGGCTTCTGGCGTACGGCCGCCGGGCTGATGGAGAGGTTGGCGACCGCACCGGGGTTCATCCGGCGCTACAACCTCAGTGACGGGCCCCACTACACGCTGGTCGCCTTCTGGCACACGGCGGCTGACGCCCAGGCCTTCTTCGCCAGCGACGAGCACCAGGAGGCCATGCGCCTGCTCTCGGAGAACCGCTGGCAGTACAGCCACTTCGCCGGGCTGTGGGAGTGCGGTACCCCCCGCCAACGGGTCATCTTCTGCCCGGACTGCGACGCCGTCACCCCGGCCACCTCCGGCACGTGCGGCGGGTGCGGCACCGCCCTGTTCGATCCGTACGGGGCGTTGGCCCCGGCCCCCGCCCCTGCAGGCTAAGCGGGGTCAGGGGCGGCGGCAGAAGGCGGCCGGGTCGTCGAAGCGGGGGGCGAGGTCGGGGGGTTCGGGGCCGCCCACCCGTTCCAGGTCCCAGCCCCCGCGGAAGGGCTCGGTGGTCCCGTTGCGCCAGCTCCCGTAGACGATCTCTCCGTCTGAGGAGATCACCAGCCTCCACTCGACGTCGCCGGCATGGTCGTCGGGCTGGCGGCCAGGCAGGTCGCACCACCACCCGCGGAACACGCCGTCGGGCCCTACCGAGCCGACGACTGTCCCCTGGGCCAACCGGTACACGCCTCGCACCTCGTCCCCGTCCTGGCGGAAGACCACCAGGCCGAACGACGCCGAGTTCCAGACCCCGACCAGATCGCCGGTGCGAAGGGCCTCTTGGCGCTCTCCCGGGCCCAGCTCATGGGGCGTGTCGCTGCTCCAAAACTCGGCCAGCGCACCCTGCTTGAACGGCTCGTTGCTGACCGAGACATCGCCGGCGAAGGGGTAGTCGAGCAGGACCGTCAGCAGGTAGGAGAACGACACCACCGCGGCGAGAAGCCCCATGTGGACCAGTTGGGCGCGCCTTGCCATGCGGGGCCGGTGCTCGAGCACGAGCAGGAGCACCGCGCCGATGGGCAGGACGGTCCGAAGCAGGGAGGGGAGCTCGTTCGAGCTCAGTCCCAGGCGCTCGCGGCGGGCCGAGCTGGCCTCGTCGAGCTGCTCGACCGCCAGCCGGTAGTACTCGGCCTGGGGCCCGGCGGCGGGCGGTGGGTCATAGGCCTGATAGAGGGCGTAGAGGGTCTCCAGGGCGGCCGCCGCCTGCGCGCTCTCTCGGCCGTCGCGCATGCGCTCCCACTCGGGGCCGGCGATGGCATGTACGTAATGCCCGAGGCCTTCGTCGAGCACCAGTTGCTGCTCGACCGGTAGGGCTTGATTGGCCCGCTTGATGTGGGCCAGCGTCCTGGCCTCGTCGGCGACGGTCGCCTCGGCGTTGGAGAACGTATCGAGCACCGAGGCGATCACGAAGGCGAGGATCAGGGCGAAGACCAGTTCGTAGACCACCCGCAGCCCGTCGGCCATGTCCTCGAACGGCCCCTCGGCCAGGTTGGGGAACAGCTTCCAGGCGGCGACGACCCCGCCCAGCGCCAGACCGATGGTGCCACCGACGACGGTCAGCACGATCAGCGCCGATGGCACGGAGTTGAGCAACGAGCGCATCAGGGAGCACCCGTAGAGTAGTGACGCGCGGTCTTGCGGGGATCGGCCCCGTGGGCCGCGCACCGGGCCCGGCGGCGCCGGGCCAGCGTTACGCCGCTTGGCTAGGCTTGGTCCTCCCCTCGTCATGGGAGCCAAGGTGACTGCGAGATCCGAGCGGGTGCGCAACCCTCCGCCGCCAGTACCTTCGTGGGACTTCCGGGCCTACGCCGTGTCAGCCCACGACGATGTCTTTCCCCGGCCGGCGTCGCGCCGCCGGACGTGGATGGACGCTACCTCGCATGGCTTCGCTCGCCGCTGCCTCCCGTTAGTGGTTGCCAACCACGCTGGCTGGGTCGTGCGGGCCCCGTTCGGGTTGCGGGCGACGTGGAGCGGGTCCGACGGGCCGGGTGGGATCGACGTCCGGGTGCTCGGCGATGGGCACCCCGCGAGCGCGTTGGTATCCGACCACTTCGGGTACGGCATCCTGACCTTCAACATCCCTTTCGTCTTCCGTACGCCCGCGGGCGTCGGGTTATCGGTCAGGGGAGCCCCCAATTTCTGGATCGAGGGGGCACACCCTCTCGAGGGTTTGGTCGAGACCGACTGGGCCACCGTCACGTTCACGATGAACTGGAAGCTGTT carries:
- a CDS encoding helix-turn-helix domain-containing protein, giving the protein MAEVKGRRRYSSPVRDEQAALTRSRILDAAGELFLERGYARTTVQDMADRAEVARDTVHAVFGSKARVLTALIDTRLVPGDGPANITETPPAQAIRDEVDPRRQIELFGIWAAGVSARLRPVFEILRTASAVEPEMASVFKEMDRYRLKNMQTFARWFAARGPLRVSTERAAEIIWALASPDVARMLCDELGWSEAEHSQWLADTLARALLAQT
- a CDS encoding antibiotic biosynthesis monooxygenase, coding for MVELLTQPPPPDVIGRMLAIEGVQVVPTMLATQQGPDRHLGPEAAGAILVLQATFADPDRAAGFWRTAAGLMERLATAPGFIRRYNLSDGPHYTLVAFWHTAADAQAFFASDEHQEAMRLLSENRWQYSHFAGLWECGTPRQRVIFCPDCDAVTPATSGTCGGCGTALFDPYGALAPAPAPAG